CTCACTTTAAAAAGGGCATTTTCGTGTTgaattgaagaatttgaaacaaCTGCGAAATCCGATAAGTTTTACCATGTGATGAAGTCATAGGTGCGTGACTTACCATCATTCAAGCAATCTAGGTATTGGCTGATTCGTTGGGTGAACAATTTGGCAGCAGTTCGACAGCAGCCATCGTCACAATGGCATCCTGGTGTATTACTGTACCGTGACGCACTTTTCGCTTCACATAAAGCAACAAATACAGCTTTAAGTTTGATGAGGGAGGCCATGACATTGCCGCTACCGTGCAGTAATGTCATACAGAAAGTGAGTAACATTTTCATGAAACCGGCATAGATATGTGCATGCATGATGTTTGTAAGATGTTTTATACGTAGGTGGTGACAACATTATCGGCATGGTTATTGCAGTATGAAATTCCGCCGTTTGTGGCCAGCAATGAggttaaattttatttcatttgtgatGATCCACTCCTTGACCAAGAGAGTTCAAGTGATTGCAGGTGCCAGTGGAAACGTCATCGTTGCTCCTGATCAACATGTTGCTGTCGTTTTTCCAATCCCCGTACTTGCTTCAACCTGGCGACCGTCTCCAGTCGGCGGTCACAACATCCTATTCGATACTACGCGCTTGTCGTGTCCTTGCATCACATCGACTTACTCTCCCTAGACCATTGTCAATCAGGGTCTGGTGAGTGCTATGGGTTCACCAAAACCTTGAAATGTTCTTCTCGTGTTGCTTGCTTTTCACACTCTTATTTCAAGAGTTTTGATGTTTAAGGTCCGAACTAATGTACCGCTTGTGCCAGTCAGCGGCTAGGGTCTGCTCACATTCAGATAAATATTCGCAAGAGATGTCGCAAGCTTTTGCGATGACAGTACTTTCTAATATTGTCATGATAAAGGTCTGTTGCGGTTTCTTCTAgttcttctcctttctctctttcttgtAACGCACCGATTTGAATCCTTCTAGGCTATTCGGCAAATTGATGTTGAAGACAAACTCTGGGATGATGTTCATAACGTGTTTTTGCATGGAATTTGGATACAAATGGCCCAACAATGGTCGCGGGTAAGTTTACCACTTTCCCTCGGTTTAGTGAAAACATGAAGTGGCAATTTTTACACTTATGTTATTCAGATCTCCAACAGTGTAACACGTGCCTTAATTCTTCATCTAGCTCACGTTGATATTTTCTCCCAAGAGGACTTGGACAAAGTTGtggggctgtttttttttgcttgtttgagTGTGGAAGACCTAATGgctcaaacatttcaaaaagttcAGAACCAGAGCTCAACAACTGCTAAGAAAAACGAGATTACCTCTGAAAATGAGGGTGGAGAAGAGAATTCGGTTGACACTGAGTCCAATGGTGACAATAGTTCATTTCTGGATGGGGATGATATCACCAGCGCCGTTCAGGTAGTGGGAATGAGATCGGCATTGATTTTAGTTTCTGCATGATATCCTCTGCTTTCAAGACATGGAGTGGAAATTCTTCAATATGGTTGCAAGTTTGGCGCCGTTTCATGTGTATTTTGGGTCCTCACTGCATCAGTTCAGCAAATGCACTGATTGCTGTGGAAACCTTGTCAAACACCGTACAAAATCTAATATCGGTTAGTGAAGAATAGTTTTGATGGTTCGGAATAGGAATTGTTGAACTGTTTATTGAACGAATACCGTAATGTGCAcgaatttttttgcttatggtcatttattcttcttggttcttttttttccattcttttatgTTTATCCATTGTTTTCGGTCTGCTACCTCTTATTGGTAATGATAAGATATGTTCGAACCTCTCTGAATTCTGAATAGCTGATAAGAATACAtctctttttcatgttttccatCCGTACGATGCACTGTTACCTCTTTAGGCTAATCTGGATCCACTAGCGCACTGGATTGCATCTCGTCTAGTCCAGACTCCTGTAAATCTCCTACCAAACTGTATCGCCTCACTCGGTGCGATCCTGAACTGCAGCAAGCAACCGTCGCCTATACTACAGGCGCATATTCTTCACGCTTTCGTCCGTCTCATCAATGCTCGTGATCCTCAGGTAATCTCGGCCAAGTGGTGCCTCAATCTCATGGAATAAGGGATTCTGTTTTAGGTGTTACCACATATTACTTCAATGTCACCACGTCATCTAACAGTGCTGTCGCAATATCTTCTCCAAGCAATGCCGACCATGATCACACAGCATCCGCCAAATACACATTCGCTGAAGGTTCTTGCGCTTCTGAGCACGTCAAATGCACCGGCTGAGCAATTGCTAATGAAGCAGGCAGGTTCCATTGCACGTAAATGAGCATAATTTTAGATAAGTAGATTCAAATTCATCATAACAACGAGTCTCATGAGGTTGTTGTGTTTCAGCTTGCTCCATCTGATATTTCTCTAACGCATGCTTTACTCTGTGTCAACGCATTGTGTATGCTAATCATACAACGTGGGGACTCTGATTTGCTGACCAAAGTGGGTAGTTTCATATCTTTCGACTGCACATCCATTACTTCGATGTTTAGCACTCACGTCACCGTCGTCACTCACCCTTTTCTATGTTCaagcttcttttcttccagatGTTCAACGTCTTGCAAGCTCATCGCTGTGGTCCAAGTCTTCTGCCTATGCTGTGTTCGTGCCTTGAGTCACTTTTTAAAGTGTCGAAAAATCCTGCGGCCCTACAAGGttaaattcttctttaaatttGGAGATACTCGGTTTgtatttgtttcaaaatcaGACGCCCATTGATTTGTTGATGGCCACCACAACACACTTTTAGAATCTATACTATTGGagtgctttttcttcttttttatgttaAATGCTTTAAAATAGTTATTTCGTTAGTTAGTTGTTTCATACTCctgtagaaaaattctttaggTAGCTAAGATTATTCTGGGTTTGATAAAGTATTCACACTGAATTTATTTTGTAGTGATTCTTCGCACTATTCCTACTCTCAAGGATGACCGTCTTCGAACAGAAGTGCAGTGGACAATTGCTTCTATGGCTTTGGCTAACTCTTTGAAAAGCGATCTACCACAAATCACCAGAACATTTTTGGCTGACAAACAGAAGTTACTTGAAGGTGTGCCTCTTCGTTGATAACTCCTCTTCATTCCTTGGAACACGATTTAGGTGCTTTGCTCACCTTGGAGGGGCAATTCCCTTTACCTGGATTTAATGTCTCCAAATGGAATTCAGTAGAATCCACGCCTTCTAAACCCAATGAGACACAGGTGTTGATTCAAAGAAATACCGCTATTATTgggtaagaaaataaaattattttggtttcttctctttctagaAATCGCAGCACTTTTAGAGTCAATAAAGATCAACACTTGGAAGTCACATCACGAACCGTTGTTGGAAGACATTGTTGGATCCTGGAGCCGCATAAATCGGAACGCAAAGAATGCCGTAATGTGAACAACTGGCTGCAAAAGGAAGCGCAACGAGGTCGCCGACTAGGTAAGAACTGTTCGCTCCATTTTTTCGTATCTTTTCCTCGTATTCTGGAACAGTGTTGAGCTTGTTTGGAAGGCCAATTGACATCACCCTACTTGTGCGACTTCTTATGTTTGAGTAATTCCTACTGTTTGTTTCCAGGACGTGAATCGGTGGGTATCCTTGGAGCGATGGACGATCCCTTTGACTCACTGCCCCGTCCAAATAACACCACTCCCAATAAATGCTCCCCTGAGTGGATGAACATTTTGGAAAGCAGCCGGCGGCAGCCACAACCTCTCAAACCAGTGCCTCCCTCGAACGGCAAATCTACTATATCTAGGTACGTTATGTTTTCTACACTGCCTCCTCCATTTCCCCTTTTTTAAAGTCCTCCCAAAAATAAACTTGTTGTTTCATCATTCGCATTTGAACAGCATGGGAAGTCTACAGATGCTGTTGTTTGGTTGCTTGTTTCTCAACTAAGTTGCTCTTTTTGATCATAGATCATCTTAGGGATTTTCACCAATGTGCCCTTTTGTTTAGGATTTGTACGAAATATTGTTACACGTGTAACCACGCGATCACATAGTTTACGGTTTAGATTACACGAGTGGCGATCGTTTTCTGCCAGCCTTGGCTTCGTGCCAAATGTTGCAGAAGTGCCGTCAAATTTCTCCAGAGATCTCAAGCATCTCGATCAGACCTGCGCTAGAGAAGTGCACAAGGTCGgccaatttgttttttttttatgtaggGACATTTTATAGCCATTTGTCATTTGGCAGGTTGTTTATCTTTCGAACTTCTTGTGAatgattcatttcatttgcttCATCTGTCTTCTGATACTTGTTAGTTTTGTTCTGGTTTTAATTCCGTTTACTTGTTATTCATCTGAATACAAAAAGTATTAGTCAGAAGTTCTTATTCCAGGAC
The Necator americanus strain Aroian chromosome I, whole genome shotgun sequence genome window above contains:
- a CDS encoding hypothetical protein (NECATOR_CHRI.G1363.T2) is translated as MFARKAKASDLMGSLQRFTDMSRDSVSRVKHLKILLDSLSTHEKRQLIEEHSFETFHLVDELLLSADIVANPQGAVEGESGLWTLEQILCYAPELVGNGWQRHAIEALLKKALYPRNLLAIRKIAIRLFLIFYQSLSVYGKATEDLDRVFQCLLPYFPLRDGQNTEAVLQQYCHSAGTVHWSDRSSGSPTTPGAPVSNAKERAQMLQVYLDKFLEYCTRETSRIEWNDEKKRFQCASFIIDRVINLYIAECFSDLDTNGVDIFGGWEGADDTIEALDTADPIVIARYWLIRWVNNLAAVRQQPSSQWHPGVLLYRDALFASHKATNTALSLMREAMTLPLPCSNVIQKVVTTLSAWLLQYEIPPFVASNEVPVETSSLLLINMLLSFFQSPYLLQPGDRLQSAVTTSYSILRACRVLASHRLTLPRPLSIRVWSELMYRLCQSAARVCSHSDKYSQEMSQAFAMTVLSNIVMIKAIRQIDVEDKLWDDVHNVFLHGIWIQMAQQWSRISNSVTRALILHLAHVDIFSQEDLDKNQSSTTAKKNEITSENEGGEENSVDTESNGDNSSFLDGDDITSAVQTWSGNSSIWLQVWRRFMCILGPHCISSANALIAVETLSNTVQNLISANLDPLAHWIASRLVQTPVNLLPNCIASLGAILNCSKQPSPILQAHILHAFVRLINARDPQVLPHITSMSPRHLTVLSQYLLQAMPTMITQHPPNTHSLKVLALLSTSNAPAEQLLMKQLAPSDISLTHALLCVNALCMLIIQRGDSDLLTKMFNVLQAHRCGPSLLPMLCSCLESLFKVSKNPAALQVILRTIPTLKDDRLRTEVQWTIASMALANSLKSDLPQITRTFLADKQKLLEGALLTLEGQFPLPGFNVSKWNSVESTPSKPNETQVLIQRNTAIIGVNKDQHLEVTSRTVVGRHCWILEPHKSERKECRNVNNWLQKEAQRGRRLGRESVGILGAMDDPFDSLPRPNNTTPNKCSPEWMNILESSRRQPQPLKPVPPSNGKSTISRLHEWRSFSASLGFVPNVAEVPSNFSRDLKHLDQTCAREVHKVAVIYVADGQEDKQSILSNSKASPCFDRFVSELGWQVCIGRGHEGYPGGLPCDTDAPYYASPDTELIFHVSTHLSGDVTQKWKHIGNDEVHVVWSENSKPYRRETIATKFCDVLIVLEKADEKTYRVRVETVSALEFGPLYDGALVGGEELAELVRLTVINASRAYRLAHKDHIRPLRHREHVFAHDTMRHMKKVRLSDAINALYVPTMTA
- a CDS encoding hypothetical protein (NECATOR_CHRI.G1363.T1), which gives rise to MFARKAKASDLMGSLQRFTDMSRDSVSRVKHLKILLDSLSTHEKRQLIEEHSFETFHLVDELLLSADIVANPQGAVEGESGLWTLEQILCYAPELVGNGWQRHAIEALLKKALYPRNLLAIRKIAIRLFLIFYQSLSVYGKATEDLDRVFQCLLPYFPLRDGQNTEAVLQQYCHSAGTVHWSDRSSGSPTTPGAPVSNAKERAQMLQVYLDKFLEYCTRETSRIEWNDEKKRFQCASFIIDRVINLYIAECFSDLDTNGVDIFGGWEGADDTIEALDTADPIVIARYWLIRWVNNLAAVRQQPSSQWHPGVLLYRDALFASHKATNTALSLMREAMTLPLPCSNVIQKVVTTLSAWLLQYEIPPFVASNEVPVETSSLLLINMLLSFFQSPYLLQPGDRLQSAVTTSYSILRACRVLASHRLTLPRPLSIRVWSELMYRLCQSAARVCSHSDKYSQEMSQAFAMTVLSNIVMIKAIRQIDVEDKLWDDVHNVFLHGIWIQMAQQWSRISNSVTRALILHLAHVDIFSQEDLDKVNQSSTTAKKNEITSENEGGEENSVDTESNGDNSSFLDGDDITSAVQTWSGNSSIWLQVWRRFMCILGPHCISSANALIAVETLSNTVQNLISANLDPLAHWIASRLVQTPVNLLPNCIASLGAILNCSKQPSPILQAHILHAFVRLINARDPQVLPHITSMSPRHLTVLSQYLLQAMPTMITQHPPNTHSLKVLALLSTSNAPAEQLLMKQLAPSDISLTHALLCVNALCMLIIQRGDSDLLTKMFNVLQAHRCGPSLLPMLCSCLESLFKVSKNPAALQVILRTIPTLKDDRLRTEVQWTIASMALANSLKSDLPQITRTFLADKQKLLEGALLTLEGQFPLPGFNVSKWNSVESTPSKPNETQVLIQRNTAIIGVNKDQHLEVTSRTVVGRHCWILEPHKSERKECRNVNNWLQKEAQRGRRLGRESVGILGAMDDPFDSLPRPNNTTPNKCSPEWMNILESSRRQPQPLKPVPPSNGKSTISRLHEWRSFSASLGFVPNVAEVPSNFSRDLKHLDQTCAREVHKVAVIYVADGQEDKQSILSNSKASPCFDRFVSELGWQVCIGRGHEGYPGGLPCDTDAPYYASPDTELIFHVSTHLSGDVTQKWKHIGNDEVHVVWSENSKPYRRETIATKFCDVLIVLEKADEKTYRVRVETVSALEFGPLYDGALVGGEELAELVRLTVINASRAYRLAHKDHIRPLRHREHVFAHDTMRHMKKVRLSDAINALYVPTMTA